In the Engystomops pustulosus chromosome 2, aEngPut4.maternal, whole genome shotgun sequence genome, one interval contains:
- the SORT1 gene encoding sortilin isoform X2: protein MTPPAAASSARSRKNGIFDQSAELSLVWVGDGTGVILLLTTFRIPLIIISYGQSKLYRSENYGKSFEDITSHIKNTYIRTEFGMGLGPENSGRVVLVADVSGGSTGGRIFRSSDFAKTFVQTDLPFHPLRPISYNPDNPYCLMLISIHYELWISKDFGETWTMIHKSVCSSKWGPRNMILLTATTSNETCSDWSGLASSLTMKRTSDFGKTFKVLKEHVHSFGLWGQFLLASVMEEDRVKRRIHVSRDQGDTWNVAQLPSVTHEQFYSVLAASDDMVFIHVDDEGDTGCGTIYTSDDRGIVYSKSLERHLYTKTGGETDFTNVTSLRGVYITSVLSEDNSIYSVTTFDQGGEWSRLNKPENADCDSTAKDKAKCSLHIHAQYSMSQNLAVPLPPMSEPNAIGIVIAHGSVGDAVSVARPSVYLSDDGGYSWTRVLDGPHHYAILDSGGLIVAIQQSYDMPVNTIKFSTDEGQCWLSYNFTKNPLMFTGLASEPGARSLNVTVWGYEPGLLHRIWMSYTIDFAALLSQSCEDKDYITWLAHSTDPGATSDGCVLGYKEHYQRLRKLSMCQNGRDFLVSRESVNCVCTLDDYMCDFGYFRKENESTCEEQPELRGHELDLCINGEEEKLNTNGYRKIPGDKCTGGINPVREEVDLKKKCTNDLSESSPKPQENKPTSSSVPLILSVVVVLLVAVAAAIMIIKKYVCGGRFLVHRYSVLRQHADTHGDERLDTNIGEPGRRNGYHDDSDEDLLE, encoded by the exons cgAGAATTACGGAAAGTCATTTGAAGATATAACTTCCCACATAAAAAACACATACATTCGCACAGAGTTTGGTATGGGTCTTGGTCCTGAGAACTCTGGAAGG GTTGTTCTGGTAGCAGATGTGTCAGGAGGGAGCACTGGAGGTCGTATTTTTAGATCATCTGATTTTGCAAAGACTTTTGTGCAGACAGATTTACCCTTTCACCCTTTGAGGCCTATATCATACAATCCTGACAATCCGTACTGCCTGATGCTCATCAGCATTCAT TACGAACTGTGGATTTCCAAAGACTTTGGAGAAACGTGGACGATGATACATAAATCTGTGTGTTCATCCAAATG GGGACCCAGGAACATGATTTTACTCACAGCAACAACGTCTAATGAAACGTGTT CGGACTGGTCTGGATTGGCCTCCTCATTAACCATGAAAAGGACATCAGATTTTGGTAAAACATTCAAGGTGCTAAAGGAACATGTCCATTCTTTTGGCTTATGGGGTCAATTTCTACTGGCATCTGTGATGGAAGAG GACAGAGTTAAGAGAAGAATCCATGTATCTCGGGACCAAGGAGACACATGGAACGTTGCTCAGCTCCCGTCTGTTACACATGAGCAGTTTTACTCTGTATTGGCAGCCAGTGATGACATGGTGTTTATACATGTGGATGATGAAGGAG ACACGGGATGTGGAACCATTTACACATCTGACGATCGAGGTATTGTTTATTCtaaatctctggagagacatctGTACACAAAGACGGGAGGCGAGACAGATTTCACTAATGTAACATCCCTGCGTGGTGTTTATATTACCAGTGTGCTCTCTGAAG ACAACTCCATCTATTCTGTTACCACGTTTGATCAAGGAGGGGAATGGAGCCGCCTCAATAAGCCTGAAAATGCAGACTGTGACTCAACGGCTAAAGATAAGGCAAAG TGTAGTTTGCATATACATGCCCAGTACAGCATGTCACAGAATCTTGCAGTCCCACTACCACCAATGTCTGAGCCAAATGCTATAGGGATAGTTATTGCTCACG GCAGTGTCGGAGATGCTGTGTCTGTCGCTAGACCGAGTGTGTACCTCTCAGATGATGGTGGTTATTCGTGGACCCGGGTGCTGGATGGTCCTCACCATTATGCAATTTTGGATTCTGGAGGACTTATTGTGGCAATACAACAAAGCTATGATATGCCTGTCAACACCATCAA GTTTTCAACAGATGAAGGCCAATGTTGGCTCTCCTATAACTTCACTAAAAACCCTCTGATGTTCACTGGTTTGGCCTCGGAGCCAGGTGCCCGTTCTCTAAATGTGACTGTTTGGGGCTATGAGCCTGGCTTATTACATCGCATATGGATGTCCTATACGATAGACTTTGCTGCTCTTCTCAGCCAAAGCT gtgaagATAAGGATTATATCACATGGTTGGCACACTCTACAGACCCAGGAGCCACATCTGATGGTTGTGTCTTGGGTTATAAAGAACATTATCAACGCCTTCGGAAACTGTCAATGTGCCAGAATGGCAGGGATTTTCTAGTGAGCCGGGAATCGGTGAACTGTGTATGCACTTTGGATGACTATATGTG TGACTTTGGATATTTTCGTAAGGAAAATGAGTCGACATGTGAGGAGCAGCCTGAACTCCGGGGACATGAGCTTGATCTGTGCATAAATGGAGAAGAGGAGAAACTTAACACAAATGG GTACCGTAAGATTCCTGGAGATAAATGCACTGGAGGAATTAATCCTGTTCGAGAAGAAGTGgacctgaaaaaaaaatgtacaaatgacCTTTCTGAAAGTTCTCCAAAACCCCAG GAGAACAAGCCAACAAGCTCCTCAGTCCCACTGATCCTATCTGTAGTAGTGGTGCTTCTAGTTGCTGTAGCTGCGGCAATCATGATTATAAAGAAATATGTTTGTGGCGGAAG GttccttgtacacagatattctgTTCTGAGGCAGCATGCAGATACACACGGTGATGAACGCCTGGATACCAACATTGGGGAACCTGGCAGAAGAAATGGTTACCATGATGATTCTGATGAG
- the SORT1 gene encoding sortilin isoform X3, with protein sequence MQVVLVADVSGGSTGGRIFRSSDFAKTFVQTDLPFHPLRPISYNPDNPYCLMLISIHYELWISKDFGETWTMIHKSVCSSKWGPRNMILLTATTSNETCSDWSGLASSLTMKRTSDFGKTFKVLKEHVHSFGLWGQFLLASVMEEDRVKRRIHVSRDQGDTWNVAQLPSVTHEQFYSVLAASDDMVFIHVDDEGDTGCGTIYTSDDRGIVYSKSLERHLYTKTGGETDFTNVTSLRGVYITSVLSEDNSIYSVTTFDQGGEWSRLNKPENADCDSTAKDKAKCSLHIHAQYSMSQNLAVPLPPMSEPNAIGIVIAHGSVGDAVSVARPSVYLSDDGGYSWTRVLDGPHHYAILDSGGLIVAIQQSYDMPVNTIKFSTDEGQCWLSYNFTKNPLMFTGLASEPGARSLNVTVWGYEPGLLHRIWMSYTIDFAALLSQSCEDKDYITWLAHSTDPGATSDGCVLGYKEHYQRLRKLSMCQNGRDFLVSRESVNCVCTLDDYMCDFGYFRKENESTCEEQPELRGHELDLCINGEEEKLNTNGYRKIPGDKCTGGINPVREEVDLKKKCTNDLSESSPKPQENKPTSSSVPLILSVVVVLLVAVAAAIMIIKKYVCGGRFLVHRYSVLRQHADTHGDERLDTNIGEPGRRNGYHDDSDEDLLE encoded by the exons ATGCAG GTTGTTCTGGTAGCAGATGTGTCAGGAGGGAGCACTGGAGGTCGTATTTTTAGATCATCTGATTTTGCAAAGACTTTTGTGCAGACAGATTTACCCTTTCACCCTTTGAGGCCTATATCATACAATCCTGACAATCCGTACTGCCTGATGCTCATCAGCATTCAT TACGAACTGTGGATTTCCAAAGACTTTGGAGAAACGTGGACGATGATACATAAATCTGTGTGTTCATCCAAATG GGGACCCAGGAACATGATTTTACTCACAGCAACAACGTCTAATGAAACGTGTT CGGACTGGTCTGGATTGGCCTCCTCATTAACCATGAAAAGGACATCAGATTTTGGTAAAACATTCAAGGTGCTAAAGGAACATGTCCATTCTTTTGGCTTATGGGGTCAATTTCTACTGGCATCTGTGATGGAAGAG GACAGAGTTAAGAGAAGAATCCATGTATCTCGGGACCAAGGAGACACATGGAACGTTGCTCAGCTCCCGTCTGTTACACATGAGCAGTTTTACTCTGTATTGGCAGCCAGTGATGACATGGTGTTTATACATGTGGATGATGAAGGAG ACACGGGATGTGGAACCATTTACACATCTGACGATCGAGGTATTGTTTATTCtaaatctctggagagacatctGTACACAAAGACGGGAGGCGAGACAGATTTCACTAATGTAACATCCCTGCGTGGTGTTTATATTACCAGTGTGCTCTCTGAAG ACAACTCCATCTATTCTGTTACCACGTTTGATCAAGGAGGGGAATGGAGCCGCCTCAATAAGCCTGAAAATGCAGACTGTGACTCAACGGCTAAAGATAAGGCAAAG TGTAGTTTGCATATACATGCCCAGTACAGCATGTCACAGAATCTTGCAGTCCCACTACCACCAATGTCTGAGCCAAATGCTATAGGGATAGTTATTGCTCACG GCAGTGTCGGAGATGCTGTGTCTGTCGCTAGACCGAGTGTGTACCTCTCAGATGATGGTGGTTATTCGTGGACCCGGGTGCTGGATGGTCCTCACCATTATGCAATTTTGGATTCTGGAGGACTTATTGTGGCAATACAACAAAGCTATGATATGCCTGTCAACACCATCAA GTTTTCAACAGATGAAGGCCAATGTTGGCTCTCCTATAACTTCACTAAAAACCCTCTGATGTTCACTGGTTTGGCCTCGGAGCCAGGTGCCCGTTCTCTAAATGTGACTGTTTGGGGCTATGAGCCTGGCTTATTACATCGCATATGGATGTCCTATACGATAGACTTTGCTGCTCTTCTCAGCCAAAGCT gtgaagATAAGGATTATATCACATGGTTGGCACACTCTACAGACCCAGGAGCCACATCTGATGGTTGTGTCTTGGGTTATAAAGAACATTATCAACGCCTTCGGAAACTGTCAATGTGCCAGAATGGCAGGGATTTTCTAGTGAGCCGGGAATCGGTGAACTGTGTATGCACTTTGGATGACTATATGTG TGACTTTGGATATTTTCGTAAGGAAAATGAGTCGACATGTGAGGAGCAGCCTGAACTCCGGGGACATGAGCTTGATCTGTGCATAAATGGAGAAGAGGAGAAACTTAACACAAATGG GTACCGTAAGATTCCTGGAGATAAATGCACTGGAGGAATTAATCCTGTTCGAGAAGAAGTGgacctgaaaaaaaaatgtacaaatgacCTTTCTGAAAGTTCTCCAAAACCCCAG GAGAACAAGCCAACAAGCTCCTCAGTCCCACTGATCCTATCTGTAGTAGTGGTGCTTCTAGTTGCTGTAGCTGCGGCAATCATGATTATAAAGAAATATGTTTGTGGCGGAAG GttccttgtacacagatattctgTTCTGAGGCAGCATGCAGATACACACGGTGATGAACGCCTGGATACCAACATTGGGGAACCTGGCAGAAGAAATGGTTACCATGATGATTCTGATGAG